The Lentzea guizhouensis genome contains a region encoding:
- a CDS encoding PD-(D/E)XK motif protein, translating to MADPLRNLLDKHWFELEQDVASAPNRLRTSPLPTPTDNGRLNVAVDHEGRRHLLVPLSVSQHVRTRGDGSALRLRERPLEDDESYVRYADLCCTRTDLHDVFTGLCGDVLQAVEAAPERPLKALYSVLDRWRALFQKSSAELSAEQLAGLFGELLVLRRLLQSWPTATDWWLGPSGNRHDIVVGTHAIEVKSSLAQEERRFRVHGAAQLEAPQSGNLHLVWFKLARSQDQGLRLLDLIDQTRRIADDESGFFAKLALIGYRPVDADLYRDVRFTVLEERWYEIADSFPRIRPDSVPESIRDVHYTIDLDAVATQPLGKLQIDDRLAEILRES from the coding sequence ATGGCCGATCCCCTGCGGAACCTGCTCGACAAGCACTGGTTCGAGCTCGAACAGGACGTCGCCTCCGCCCCAAACCGACTGCGAACCTCCCCGCTTCCGACACCGACGGACAACGGGCGACTCAACGTGGCGGTGGATCACGAGGGGCGCCGACACCTCCTCGTGCCACTGTCCGTGAGTCAACACGTGCGGACCAGGGGAGACGGTTCGGCGCTGCGCCTGCGAGAGCGTCCACTCGAAGACGACGAGTCATATGTCCGTTACGCAGACCTGTGTTGTACGCGCACGGATCTCCACGACGTGTTCACCGGTCTGTGCGGAGACGTGCTGCAGGCGGTCGAAGCAGCGCCGGAGCGGCCGTTGAAGGCGCTGTACTCGGTGCTGGACCGCTGGCGCGCCTTGTTCCAAAAGTCGTCCGCGGAGCTCAGCGCTGAGCAGCTGGCTGGATTGTTCGGCGAGCTCCTGGTGCTTCGGCGCCTCCTGCAGTCGTGGCCCACGGCCACCGACTGGTGGCTCGGCCCCAGCGGCAATCGCCACGACATCGTCGTCGGCACCCACGCCATCGAGGTGAAGTCATCGCTGGCACAGGAGGAACGCAGGTTTCGCGTCCATGGGGCAGCCCAACTTGAAGCTCCCCAGTCCGGGAACCTTCACCTGGTGTGGTTCAAACTCGCTCGGTCCCAGGACCAGGGTCTGCGGCTGCTCGACCTGATCGACCAGACCCGGAGGATCGCCGATGACGAAAGCGGATTCTTCGCCAAGCTGGCCCTCATCGGCTATCGACCGGTCGACGCGGATCTTTACCGCGACGTTCGGTTCACCGTTCTGGAGGAGCGGTGGTACGAGATCGCCGACTCCTTCCCGAGGATCCGCCCCGACTCGGTTCCGGAGTCCATTCGGGACGTCCACTACACGATCGACTTGGACGCGGTGGCGACACAACCGTTGGGCAAGTTGCAGATCGACGATCGCCTTGCCGAGATCCTTCGGGAGAGTTGA
- a CDS encoding Z1 domain-containing protein → MYEVFLDLLESGTPDEAIKKMTVLCDDQELLQQVSERHEQETIKIKEREEPRSVVLGNRFTWYTGPRPKDKCWPAITGLLSKDGWSEASVENLDAASTKVVSMLSHPKEKAFSTRGLVVGYVQSGKTTNFTAVMAKAADRGYKLFIVLAGIHNGLRRQTQLRLEQQLVKPNPSGWMPLTDPDKDFYPPANAAGYFAAGNKQHVLCVIKKNRTVLEKFDEWLASAAEHLRGTPALIIDDEADQATVATGTINPLICRILSRLPKSAYVGYTATPFANLLIDPAVPEDLYPRNFIVNLPQPEGHFGTEVLFGRDALDGEDPEDVFDGHDMIREVPAAEVENVRPASKGEVDGFMPKITGSLRDAILYFWLTTAARRVRGTGKAHCTMLIHTSVNTSVHNSFGHPLRALREKCLRAVEASDQVLLDEFQELWEKETSRVNAELFGERTVEFSELRSTLAEAIRSCKIVMDNSSSKDRLDYEGGPVTAIAVGGNTLSRGLTLEGLAVSYFVRAVSAYDTLLQMGRWFGYRNGYADLPRIWMTDELRDWFRHLATVENEMRRDIDVYMVEDKTPMQFAVRLRTHPKLRVTAAAKMKDAVPAACAYGGHRIQTRYFSTDARWLRNNQEAARKLVAGAITDGAFRDDRDLLPGRVLFRGVPHERILDFLASYRFHENSQECDAGLISAYIRKRVAVASALRQWNVAIVGNQIDGPDTSGFEFVPGVRVGRVTRARLEGSDNSFVDIKTLMSRKDAAVDLQGLKNKSGLSEEQIKDLRRKQLPSTGLLVLYPIDKDSVPGKQSEKHREPLGLAEDAIGVGLVFPEPNGEDNTVKWTYVSADLSRVVLEEEDFTALDEVDA, encoded by the coding sequence GTGTACGAAGTCTTCCTGGATTTGCTTGAGTCCGGCACACCGGACGAGGCGATCAAAAAGATGACGGTCCTCTGCGATGACCAGGAGTTGTTGCAGCAGGTCAGCGAGCGCCACGAGCAGGAGACGATCAAGATCAAGGAGCGGGAGGAGCCGCGGTCGGTCGTCCTCGGCAATCGCTTCACCTGGTACACCGGCCCCAGGCCGAAGGACAAGTGCTGGCCCGCCATCACCGGCTTGCTGAGCAAAGATGGCTGGTCAGAAGCATCGGTCGAGAATCTCGACGCGGCTTCGACCAAGGTCGTCTCGATGCTGAGCCACCCAAAGGAAAAGGCGTTCTCGACCCGAGGACTCGTCGTCGGCTACGTGCAGTCCGGAAAGACCACGAACTTCACCGCTGTCATGGCCAAGGCCGCAGATCGAGGGTACAAGCTGTTCATCGTGCTGGCCGGTATCCACAACGGTCTGCGCAGACAAACCCAGTTGCGACTGGAGCAACAGTTGGTCAAGCCCAACCCATCAGGCTGGATGCCGCTGACCGATCCGGACAAGGACTTCTATCCTCCTGCCAATGCGGCCGGATACTTCGCGGCGGGGAACAAGCAGCATGTTCTCTGCGTCATCAAGAAGAATCGGACGGTGTTGGAGAAGTTCGATGAATGGCTGGCTTCCGCCGCTGAGCACCTGCGCGGGACTCCGGCCCTGATCATCGACGACGAGGCCGACCAGGCGACGGTCGCGACCGGTACGATCAACCCGCTGATCTGCCGGATCCTGAGCCGATTGCCCAAGTCGGCCTATGTCGGCTACACGGCCACGCCGTTCGCGAACCTGTTGATCGATCCCGCGGTGCCGGAAGACCTGTACCCGAGGAACTTCATCGTGAACCTTCCGCAGCCGGAAGGACACTTCGGCACCGAGGTGCTGTTCGGACGAGATGCCTTGGACGGAGAGGATCCTGAGGACGTCTTCGACGGTCACGACATGATCCGCGAGGTGCCCGCGGCCGAGGTCGAGAACGTTCGGCCTGCCTCGAAGGGCGAGGTCGACGGATTCATGCCGAAGATCACGGGAAGTCTGCGTGACGCGATCCTCTACTTCTGGCTCACCACCGCCGCACGCCGGGTCCGTGGCACCGGCAAGGCTCACTGCACGATGTTGATCCACACGAGTGTTAACACGTCGGTGCACAACAGCTTCGGTCACCCGCTGAGGGCGTTGAGGGAGAAGTGCCTTCGCGCGGTCGAGGCCAGCGACCAGGTCCTGCTCGACGAGTTTCAGGAGCTTTGGGAGAAGGAGACCAGCAGGGTCAACGCCGAACTGTTCGGCGAACGCACCGTCGAGTTCAGCGAACTCCGGTCGACCTTGGCCGAGGCCATCAGGTCGTGCAAGATCGTGATGGACAATTCCAGCAGCAAGGACCGGCTCGACTACGAAGGTGGCCCGGTGACTGCCATCGCCGTCGGCGGGAACACCTTGTCCCGAGGCCTGACGCTGGAAGGCCTGGCGGTGAGCTACTTCGTGCGTGCGGTGTCGGCGTACGACACGCTGCTGCAGATGGGCCGCTGGTTCGGTTATCGCAACGGCTACGCCGACCTGCCGCGAATCTGGATGACCGATGAGCTCCGCGATTGGTTCCGCCACCTCGCGACGGTCGAGAACGAGATGCGGCGCGACATCGACGTGTACATGGTCGAGGACAAGACGCCGATGCAGTTCGCGGTACGGCTCAGAACTCATCCCAAGCTCCGGGTGACCGCGGCCGCCAAGATGAAGGACGCGGTTCCGGCCGCTTGTGCCTACGGCGGGCATCGGATCCAGACCCGTTACTTCAGCACCGACGCCCGGTGGCTGCGCAACAACCAGGAGGCGGCCAGGAAACTAGTCGCCGGTGCGATCACGGATGGGGCCTTCCGGGACGATCGCGATCTGCTTCCCGGTCGCGTTCTGTTTCGCGGTGTTCCGCACGAGCGGATCTTGGACTTCTTGGCGAGCTACAGGTTCCACGAGAATTCTCAAGAGTGTGATGCCGGTTTGATCTCTGCGTACATCAGGAAGCGCGTCGCTGTGGCGTCAGCGCTCCGTCAATGGAACGTGGCGATCGTGGGAAACCAGATCGACGGGCCCGATACGAGCGGGTTCGAGTTCGTCCCAGGAGTTCGAGTCGGCCGTGTCACACGCGCACGCCTCGAAGGGTCCGACAACAGCTTCGTCGACATCAAAACCTTGATGAGCCGCAAGGATGCGGCGGTAGACTTGCAAGGCTTGAAGAACAAGAGCGGTTTGAGCGAGGAACAGATCAAAGACCTCCGCCGTAAGCAGCTTCCGTCGACAGGTCTTCTCGTGCTCTACCCGATCGACAAAGACTCCGTTCCGGGAAAACAGAGCGAAAAGCACCGTGAACCGTTGGGTCTAGCTGAGGACGCGATCGGGGTCGGACTCGTCTTCCCCGAACCGAACGGTGAAGACAACACGGTCAAGTGGACATACGTGAGTGCCGACCTCTCCAGGGTCGTCCTCGAAGAGGAGGACTTCACCGCGCTGGACGAAGTGGACGCGTGA
- a CDS encoding DNA cytosine methyltransferase, which yields MIDLFAGCGGLSQGFRESGHFTPVAAVEQDLHAAATYAANFGEEHIHQGDIADWVKGDLPAADVVVGGPPCQGFSNLGAKRADDERNDLWERYVDTLLKVRPRAFLLENVDQFLKTKQFEALRMLTRPGGALSDYQIDYGILRATDFGSSQLRRRAIVIGTHRDFEQILLPAVQVAPEAWPTVKDSIGDLSPRVHWSRVDLPPGREYEVFGRVVPGKYTASELHITRRYEDISKKRFRKIPEGGNRFDLPDELKAACWIKHTSGSGDVMGRLRWDKPSVTIRTEFFKPEKGRYLHPVEHRALTHHEAARLQGFPDTFEWCGTKLEIARQIGNAVPVQLAQHLAGHIANGLAAGRATTSK from the coding sequence GTGATCGATCTGTTCGCCGGGTGCGGCGGTCTGTCACAAGGGTTCCGCGAGTCGGGGCACTTCACCCCGGTCGCGGCCGTCGAGCAGGATCTCCACGCCGCCGCGACCTATGCGGCGAACTTCGGCGAGGAGCACATCCATCAGGGCGACATCGCCGATTGGGTCAAGGGCGACCTTCCGGCAGCCGATGTCGTCGTGGGCGGTCCACCGTGCCAGGGTTTCTCGAACCTCGGGGCCAAGAGAGCGGACGACGAGCGCAACGACTTGTGGGAGCGCTATGTGGACACGCTGCTCAAGGTGAGGCCACGCGCGTTCCTGCTGGAGAACGTCGACCAGTTCTTGAAGACGAAGCAGTTCGAAGCACTGCGCATGCTCACGCGTCCCGGCGGGGCACTCAGCGACTACCAGATCGACTACGGCATCTTGCGAGCGACGGACTTCGGCTCGTCACAGCTCCGTCGCCGCGCCATCGTGATCGGCACGCACCGCGACTTCGAACAGATTCTGCTGCCGGCCGTGCAGGTGGCGCCTGAAGCTTGGCCGACGGTGAAGGACTCGATCGGCGATCTGAGTCCAAGGGTTCACTGGAGTCGGGTCGATCTGCCACCCGGCCGCGAGTACGAGGTCTTCGGTCGCGTTGTACCCGGCAAGTACACGGCGAGCGAACTCCACATCACGCGGCGCTACGAGGACATCTCGAAGAAGCGTTTCCGGAAGATCCCCGAAGGCGGCAACCGCTTCGACCTGCCCGACGAGCTCAAGGCTGCCTGCTGGATCAAGCACACGAGCGGATCCGGCGACGTCATGGGCAGGCTTCGTTGGGACAAGCCGTCGGTCACCATCCGGACCGAGTTCTTCAAGCCGGAGAAGGGGCGCTACCTGCACCCGGTCGAGCACCGTGCGCTGACCCACCACGAAGCGGCCAGGCTGCAAGGTTTCCCGGACACGTTCGAGTGGTGCGGAACCAAGCTCGAGATCGCACGTCAGATCGGCAATGCAGTGCCAGTACAGCTCGCTCAGCACCTCGCAGGTCACATCGCTAACGGACTGGCCGCTGGACGAGCAACAACGTCGAAATGA
- a CDS encoding MerR family transcriptional regulator, whose translation MGWSTRQLAELAGTTLRTIRHYHEVGLLAEPERRANGYKSYGVPHLVRVLRIKRLTELGLSLARIGELGEGDDAHPEEALKALDAEVAGTIERLQRVRAELGLMLREAAPAELPAGVAAVVAGSDLSAADRAFSVVLAQVMAPGTFARYAESVRLHGRQPVEVEFDELTEDADEETRQRVAEGMRELPILREIREAFPGGVYADAPRGARYASEMAARALVELYNKAQLDVLARMSSVKD comes from the coding sequence GTGGGGTGGAGTACGCGGCAGTTGGCCGAGTTGGCCGGTACTACGTTGCGCACGATCAGGCACTACCACGAGGTGGGGTTGCTGGCTGAGCCTGAGCGGCGGGCCAACGGGTACAAGAGTTACGGGGTGCCGCACTTGGTGCGGGTGTTGCGGATCAAGCGGTTGACCGAGCTCGGGTTGTCGTTGGCGCGCATCGGGGAGCTTGGGGAAGGGGATGACGCGCATCCTGAGGAGGCGTTGAAGGCGTTGGACGCGGAGGTCGCCGGCACGATTGAGCGGTTGCAGCGGGTGCGGGCCGAGTTGGGGTTGATGCTCAGGGAGGCGGCGCCTGCCGAGTTGCCGGCGGGGGTGGCGGCTGTGGTGGCCGGGTCGGACCTGTCAGCGGCTGATCGGGCGTTTTCGGTGGTGTTGGCGCAGGTGATGGCGCCGGGGACGTTTGCCCGGTATGCGGAGTCGGTGCGGTTGCACGGGAGGCAGCCGGTGGAGGTGGAGTTCGACGAGCTCACCGAGGATGCCGATGAGGAGACTCGGCAGCGGGTGGCGGAGGGCATGCGGGAGCTGCCGATCCTGCGGGAGATCCGGGAGGCGTTTCCCGGTGGGGTTTATGCGGATGCGCCGCGGGGGGCGCGGTATGCCAGTGAGATGGCTGCGCGGGCGTTGGTGGAGTTGTACAACAAGGCGCAGTTGGACGTGTTGGCGCGGATGAGCTCGGTGAAGGACTAG
- a CDS encoding alpha/beta hydrolase encodes MKPLLIAAALLVGLAPAATAQARPAPETPALSWQDCQDGFQCATAKVPLDYDQPSGTKIDLALIRLPATDPGKRIGSLFVNFGGPGSSGVDRLRARGKWEWLFSAELRSRFDVVSWDPRGIGRSATVRCFDSVEEQQQFLNSIPLYPVTAADEPAFYAKHREFAQRCKDKSGDLLDHVSSANTARDLDLLRKAVGDKKLTYHGISYGTHLGAIYANLFPDKVRALAFDGALDFIGNATGHGDQGTTVPLDTRQDVPRGTAETFDQFLTQCAAAGTKCAFAGGDLKKKWADLVTKVTATPITTPDGTFDRAALIGTVWDALAQSDTWQSTAQVLQTLWETQPSLARTAVVTPTYTSNRTEAFNAIQCSDSNFPRDTAAYTKYGKSEDERVPYWGRPIVYDMMPCAFWQGRDADRYTGPWNRWTSAPILFINSKYDPATPLHGAQDGAAEMARTGFLTVEGYGHTSMYVRSACAEKVKREYLFTGVLPAQRTCGIDKAPFA; translated from the coding sequence GTGAAACCACTGTTGATCGCGGCGGCGCTGCTGGTCGGCCTGGCGCCGGCCGCGACCGCCCAGGCCCGGCCCGCACCGGAGACTCCGGCGTTGTCGTGGCAGGACTGCCAGGACGGGTTCCAGTGCGCCACCGCGAAGGTGCCGCTGGACTACGACCAGCCGAGCGGCACGAAGATCGACCTGGCGCTGATCCGGCTGCCCGCGACCGATCCCGGCAAGCGGATCGGCTCGCTGTTCGTGAACTTCGGCGGCCCCGGCTCGTCGGGTGTCGACCGGCTGCGGGCGCGTGGCAAGTGGGAGTGGCTGTTCTCGGCGGAGCTGCGGTCGCGGTTCGACGTGGTGTCGTGGGACCCGCGCGGCATCGGCCGCAGCGCGACCGTGCGCTGCTTCGACTCCGTGGAGGAGCAGCAGCAGTTCCTGAACTCCATCCCGCTGTACCCGGTCACGGCCGCGGACGAGCCGGCGTTCTACGCCAAGCACCGGGAGTTCGCCCAGCGCTGCAAGGACAAGTCCGGCGACCTGCTGGACCACGTCTCGTCGGCGAACACCGCACGTGACCTCGACCTGCTGCGCAAGGCCGTCGGCGACAAGAAGCTGACCTACCACGGCATCTCGTACGGCACGCATCTCGGCGCGATCTACGCGAACCTGTTCCCGGACAAGGTGCGCGCGCTCGCGTTCGACGGCGCGCTGGACTTCATCGGCAACGCCACCGGCCACGGCGACCAGGGCACGACCGTGCCGCTGGACACCCGCCAGGACGTGCCGCGTGGCACCGCCGAGACGTTCGACCAGTTCCTGACCCAGTGCGCCGCAGCAGGCACGAAGTGCGCGTTCGCCGGCGGTGACCTGAAGAAGAAGTGGGCGGACCTCGTCACCAAGGTGACCGCGACGCCGATCACCACGCCGGACGGCACGTTCGACCGCGCCGCGCTGATCGGCACGGTCTGGGACGCGCTGGCCCAGTCCGACACCTGGCAGTCCACCGCGCAGGTCCTGCAGACCCTGTGGGAGACGCAGCCCTCGCTCGCACGCACCGCCGTCGTTACGCCGACCTACACCTCCAACCGCACCGAGGCGTTCAACGCGATCCAGTGCTCCGACAGCAACTTCCCGCGTGACACGGCCGCGTACACCAAGTACGGCAAGAGCGAGGACGAGCGCGTGCCGTACTGGGGCCGCCCGATCGTGTACGACATGATGCCGTGCGCGTTCTGGCAGGGCCGTGACGCCGACCGCTACACCGGCCCGTGGAACCGCTGGACCTCCGCGCCGATCCTGTTCATCAACAGCAAGTACGACCCGGCCACCCCGCTGCACGGCGCCCAGGACGGCGCGGCCGAGATGGCCCGCACCGGCTTCCTGACCGTCGAGGGCTACGGCCACACCTCGATGTACGTGCGCAGCGCGTGCGCCGAGAAGGTCAAGCGCGAGTACCTGTTCACGGGCGTGTTGCCGGCGCAGCGCACCTGCGGCATCGACAAGGCACCGTTCGCCTAG
- a CDS encoding NAD(P)H-binding protein, translated as MTQEILVLGATGKTGRRVVDALQKTDVTIRAASRSSAVRFDWADRSTWQPALAGATGVYLIAPYDSADAAPFVELAGQQGVRRLVLLSGRGLDQTPRDVFVGMHAAEDAVRASGLEWTVLRANNFTQNFSEQIWEPEIRAGRLSLPMDDTPEPFVDVRDIAEVAVKALTEDHAGQTYDLSGPVGVTFPDAVAKIAAKTGKPIEFVQLTPEQYRDALLSYGVSEHEISELNGMFDGMRKGLLATPSDDIARLLGRPATSFDDYVADAWG; from the coding sequence ATGACACAGGAGATCTTGGTTCTGGGCGCGACCGGCAAGACCGGCCGCCGCGTCGTCGACGCGTTGCAGAAGACCGACGTGACCATCCGCGCGGCCTCCCGGTCGAGCGCGGTCCGCTTCGACTGGGCCGACCGCTCCACCTGGCAGCCCGCGCTGGCCGGTGCGACCGGGGTGTACCTGATCGCGCCGTACGACTCGGCCGACGCGGCACCGTTCGTCGAGCTGGCCGGGCAGCAGGGCGTCCGCCGGCTCGTGCTGCTCTCCGGCCGCGGCCTCGACCAGACCCCGCGCGACGTCTTCGTCGGCATGCACGCCGCCGAGGACGCCGTCCGCGCGTCGGGTCTGGAGTGGACGGTCCTGCGCGCCAACAACTTCACCCAGAACTTCTCCGAGCAGATCTGGGAACCGGAGATCCGCGCCGGCCGGCTGTCGCTGCCGATGGACGACACCCCGGAGCCGTTCGTGGACGTCCGCGACATCGCCGAGGTGGCCGTGAAGGCGCTGACCGAAGACCACGCGGGCCAGACCTACGACCTGAGCGGACCCGTCGGCGTCACGTTCCCCGACGCGGTCGCGAAGATCGCCGCGAAGACCGGCAAGCCGATCGAGTTCGTCCAGCTGACGCCCGAGCAGTACCGCGACGCGCTGCTGTCCTACGGCGTCTCCGAGCACGAGATCTCCGAGCTCAACGGCATGTTCGACGGCATGCGCAAGGGCCTGCTCGCGACCCCGTCCGACGACATCGCCCGGCTGCTCGGCCGCCCGGCGACCAGCTTCGACGACTACGTGGCCGACGCCTGGGGCTGA
- a CDS encoding AraC family transcriptional regulator — MNPFDDLLRGVRADGGGLRRSSVTGTLTGERCTVYALVSGEVEAGGQTARAGDVLVARGPFTLSGEAEVVSGSYDLKGSIAQRLSAVLPDVLVAPGEDGCAAFYGAIDETPGVVADRLLDWIMVCGLKAWFDREHDTGWLGALADDVAGPALQAMHADPARPWTLALLAREAKVSRTTLANRFAKLVGTPPLTYLTEWRMALAADLLTGSSATVAAVARQVGYADAFGFSAAFKRVHGISPSECRAGSAA, encoded by the coding sequence ATGAATCCGTTCGACGACCTGTTGCGCGGGGTGCGCGCGGACGGCGGTGGCCTGCGCCGCTCGTCGGTCACGGGCACCCTCACCGGTGAGAGGTGCACGGTGTACGCCCTGGTGTCCGGTGAGGTCGAGGCCGGCGGGCAGACCGCGCGGGCCGGTGACGTGCTGGTGGCGCGCGGGCCGTTCACGCTCTCCGGCGAGGCCGAGGTCGTGAGCGGGTCGTACGACCTGAAGGGTTCGATCGCGCAACGGCTGTCGGCGGTGCTGCCGGACGTGCTGGTCGCGCCGGGCGAGGACGGGTGCGCGGCGTTCTACGGCGCCATCGACGAGACGCCCGGCGTGGTGGCCGACCGGTTGCTGGACTGGATCATGGTCTGCGGCCTCAAGGCGTGGTTCGACCGCGAGCACGACACGGGCTGGCTGGGCGCGCTGGCCGACGACGTGGCCGGTCCGGCGCTGCAGGCCATGCACGCCGACCCGGCGCGGCCGTGGACGCTCGCGTTGCTGGCGCGGGAGGCCAAGGTGTCGCGGACGACGCTGGCGAACCGGTTCGCGAAGCTGGTCGGCACGCCACCGCTGACGTACCTGACCGAGTGGCGGATGGCGCTGGCGGCGGACCTGCTGACCGGGTCGTCGGCCACGGTCGCCGCAGTGGCCCGCCAGGTCGGGTACGCGGACGCGTTCGGGTTCAGCGCCGCGTTCAAGCGCGTGCACGGCATCAGCCCGAGCGAGTGCCGTGCGGGGTCCGCGGCCTGA
- a CDS encoding LysR family transcriptional regulator produces the protein MDVDTRLLRYFAAIAEEGNLTRAAQRLFVSQPSLTKQLKHLETQLGVRLFTRSSTGMTLTEAGHALAARTPAVLADWDVAVRETRSAARVLRVGFLASAAATQELVAEFQRRRPGWRVDLRRAPWSDPTAGLATSEVPVALLRLPFPDQDRYGVLPLFTETRCAAMSSAHPLAGRAEVAFEEIVDEPVVIGPSLKGVWRDHWLAVSERDGREVRVGAVTDRPDEFLDAVADGHGLALVPESVARLHPRPRLAYVPVTGVSPSEIGVAWLPEAGEVVADFVRCCQELRPRTPHGTRSG, from the coding sequence ATGGACGTGGACACGAGGCTGCTGCGGTACTTCGCCGCCATCGCCGAGGAGGGCAACCTCACGCGCGCTGCGCAACGGCTCTTCGTGTCACAGCCGTCGCTCACCAAGCAGCTCAAGCACTTGGAGACGCAACTGGGCGTGCGGCTGTTCACGAGGTCCAGCACCGGGATGACGCTCACCGAGGCCGGGCACGCGCTAGCGGCCAGAACGCCCGCGGTGCTCGCCGACTGGGACGTGGCCGTGCGTGAGACCAGGAGCGCGGCACGGGTGCTGCGCGTGGGTTTCCTGGCCAGCGCGGCGGCGACTCAGGAGCTCGTGGCGGAGTTCCAGCGGCGCAGACCGGGCTGGCGAGTCGACCTGCGCCGGGCACCGTGGTCGGACCCGACGGCGGGGCTCGCGACCTCGGAGGTGCCGGTCGCGTTGCTGCGCCTGCCTTTCCCGGACCAGGACCGGTACGGCGTGCTGCCGTTGTTCACCGAGACCCGGTGCGCGGCCATGTCCTCCGCCCACCCGCTGGCCGGCCGCGCGGAGGTCGCGTTCGAGGAGATCGTCGACGAACCGGTCGTGATCGGCCCGTCGCTCAAGGGCGTCTGGCGCGACCACTGGCTCGCGGTGTCCGAACGGGACGGTCGCGAGGTGCGGGTCGGCGCGGTCACCGACCGGCCGGACGAGTTCCTCGACGCGGTCGCCGACGGCCACGGCCTCGCGCTGGTGCCGGAGTCGGTCGCCCGGCTGCACCCGCGGCCGCGCCTGGCCTACGTGCCGGTGACCGGCGTGAGCCCCAGCGAGATCGGCGTCGCGTGGCTGCCGGAAGCCGGTGAGGTCGTTGCGGACTTCGTGCGGTGCTGCCAGGAGCTCAGGCCGCGGACCCCGCACGGCACTCGCTCGGGCTGA
- a CDS encoding TetR/AcrR family transcriptional regulator translates to MPKQVDHEARRQEIGAAVCRVMATRGLDAVSLRHVAAEAGVSMGRVQHYFGTKDEMLLFAFRLISERVAHRLGQVRRDTPQAFLRAVLVELLPISEAARAEAPVLAAFLAQAVVEPRLAEQLRAGSDEMVAFVAEQIRAARPEGDALRDAKALLAFTDGLMLQVLIGQVDRDSAVDLLDHQLARVLTTG, encoded by the coding sequence TTGCCCAAACAGGTCGACCACGAGGCACGCCGGCAGGAGATCGGTGCCGCGGTGTGCCGGGTGATGGCCACCCGTGGCCTCGACGCCGTGAGCCTGCGGCACGTCGCCGCCGAGGCCGGGGTCTCGATGGGACGCGTGCAGCACTACTTCGGCACCAAGGACGAGATGCTGCTGTTCGCGTTCCGGCTGATCAGCGAACGGGTGGCGCACCGCCTCGGTCAGGTGCGGCGCGACACCCCGCAGGCGTTCCTGCGCGCGGTGTTGGTGGAGTTGCTGCCCATCAGCGAGGCCGCGCGAGCCGAGGCGCCGGTGCTGGCGGCGTTCCTGGCCCAGGCGGTCGTCGAACCACGCCTCGCCGAGCAGTTGCGCGCGGGCAGCGACGAGATGGTGGCGTTCGTGGCCGAGCAGATCCGGGCGGCGCGGCCGGAAGGCGACGCGCTCCGGGACGCGAAGGCGTTGCTGGCGTTCACCGACGGCCTGATGCTGCAGGTGCTGATCGGTCAGGTCGACCGGGACAGCGCGGTGGACCTGCTGGACCACCAACTGGCAAGGGTGCTCACGACTGGCTGA
- a CDS encoding class I SAM-dependent methyltransferase, which translates to MQFWDFAALTYYRLIDRFSGSLNRLAVEKLELRPGDAVLDIGCGTGALLPALVDAVGPHGRVVAMDFSARMVRIARQRAAEWPNVEVREADACTTDHGTGFDAAVALGAFSAMPDVPAAVARACDALRPGGRLFVFDVRLAKDTRTTRLLRWGYRRIAGFSGADVVTELRTVFGRVEPVFATEGETTTAVLATKVTGTATGVSPPV; encoded by the coding sequence ATGCAGTTCTGGGACTTCGCCGCACTCACCTACTACCGCCTGATCGACCGGTTCTCCGGCTCGCTCAACCGGCTGGCCGTCGAGAAGCTGGAACTGCGGCCCGGCGACGCGGTGCTCGACATCGGCTGCGGCACCGGGGCGTTGCTCCCGGCCCTGGTCGACGCGGTCGGCCCGCACGGCAGGGTGGTCGCGATGGACTTCAGCGCGCGGATGGTCCGCATCGCCCGTCAAAGGGCGGCTGAATGGCCGAACGTCGAGGTGCGCGAGGCCGACGCGTGCACCACCGACCACGGCACCGGCTTCGACGCGGCAGTGGCACTGGGTGCGTTCAGCGCGATGCCGGACGTTCCCGCGGCCGTCGCCAGGGCCTGTGACGCGCTGCGCCCCGGCGGGCGGCTGTTCGTGTTCGACGTGCGGCTGGCGAAGGACACCCGCACGACCCGGTTGCTGCGGTGGGGGTACCGCAGGATCGCCGGGTTCAGCGGCGCGGACGTCGTCACCGAGCTGCGGACCGTGTTCGGCCGGGTCGAGCCGGTGTTCGCGACCGAGGGCGAGACGACCACCGCGGTGCTCGCCACGAAGGTCACGGGAACGGCCACCGGGGTCAGCCCGCCGGTGTGA